A genomic region of Mycobacterium senriense contains the following coding sequences:
- a CDS encoding acyl-CoA dehydrogenase family protein gives MDFGLTEEQDQLAAAERAWLSKNDPIARVRATLDSAAVTVDPEALAHAAESGLLELLTPEMGGTHVDLAVVAEEHGHAASSLPLADLNIAAWLLDHVDSPVEDGTLTGLALGPDAGLDGDTLRLTGVTRPVPMAADMNAVAVAGQAGDGEYLVVLNAPALSGMSTLDLSRSWARLDLDATIADWTQLPVGTLAQLRDALAVYRAVDALGAAARLLDMTVSYVGQREQFGAPIGSFQAVKHHCADMAVAVEAGRATLWAAALALDTASAAARSRAASAAAAYTKSAAAKVAGTALQVHGGIGFTWEHDLHLFLRRIKVDEAFNGSVAEHRAALLSA, from the coding sequence ATGGACTTCGGCTTGACGGAAGAACAGGATCAACTCGCGGCGGCCGAGCGGGCCTGGCTCAGCAAAAACGACCCCATCGCCAGGGTCCGCGCGACGCTGGACTCGGCTGCAGTCACCGTGGATCCCGAGGCACTTGCGCACGCGGCGGAATCGGGTCTTCTGGAGCTGCTCACTCCCGAAATGGGCGGCACCCACGTGGATCTCGCGGTAGTGGCCGAGGAGCACGGGCACGCCGCCAGCTCGCTCCCGCTTGCCGATCTGAACATCGCGGCGTGGCTCCTCGACCACGTCGACTCGCCCGTCGAGGACGGCACGCTGACCGGGTTGGCGCTGGGTCCTGACGCCGGTCTCGATGGCGATACGCTGCGACTGACAGGCGTTACCCGCCCGGTGCCGATGGCCGCCGATATGAACGCCGTCGCGGTGGCAGGCCAGGCGGGAGACGGCGAGTATCTGGTGGTCCTCAATGCCCCAGCGCTCTCCGGGATGTCGACGCTCGATCTGAGTCGATCGTGGGCACGCCTGGACCTCGACGCGACGATTGCCGACTGGACGCAGTTGCCTGTCGGCACACTGGCACAGCTGCGCGACGCGTTGGCGGTGTACCGGGCAGTCGACGCGCTGGGCGCGGCGGCCCGACTGCTCGACATGACGGTGTCTTACGTCGGGCAGCGCGAGCAGTTCGGCGCGCCGATCGGCTCGTTTCAGGCCGTCAAGCATCACTGCGCCGACATGGCCGTCGCAGTCGAGGCCGGCCGAGCCACTCTGTGGGCCGCGGCTCTCGCACTCGACACCGCGTCGGCCGCCGCACGGTCTCGCGCCGCATCCGCGGCAGCAGCGTACACGAAGTCCGCTGCCGCCAAAGTGGCCGGAACGGCGCTGCAGGTGCACGGGGGCATCGGATTTACCTGGGAACACGATCTGCATCTGTTCCTGCGCCGGATCAAGGTCGACGAGGCCTTCAACGGGAGCGTCGCCGAACACCGCGCGGCGCTGCTCAGCGCCTGA
- a CDS encoding class I adenylate-forming enzyme family protein, whose translation MTSIDDALGRLWDANDHDRMLECDGSWASWGSVRSLIERIDRELTVAGCQAGGRVAVVLANRMESVAALIAIFRGGRTLVTISPLQPPERLSDDLAASDVSFVLAPSELWSDEVFNRAVADLGATGWRLDAGELAQQAWGTKEAVGGDPEVAIEMLTSGTTGAPKRIPLTRNQLEASLAAALRHNDRPDVRAKPPLTGTVGLVTLPIVHIGGLWSLLQSLVAARPIAMLDRFTVPGWYAVVKQYRPAVAGLPPAAMRSVLDSDIPREDLASIRAINAGTAAVDPALVDAFFERYGIPILVVYGATEFSGAVAGWTVKDFHARWVDKKGSVGRAFPGVQLQIVGEDGAVLGVNETGRLQVATPQAGGAGHWITTSDLAHLDEDGFLYIDGRADDVIVRGGFKVSPEAVARALRAHPAVADAAVAPVPDQRLGQIPVAAVELRPGMATDPDALREHCRATLTPYEVPARVFVVDELPRGAALKVDRRRLIEMLEDLGMPTVQPAARG comes from the coding sequence ATGACGAGCATTGACGATGCGCTGGGACGGCTCTGGGACGCCAACGACCACGACCGCATGCTGGAGTGCGATGGAAGCTGGGCGTCGTGGGGTTCCGTCCGGTCACTGATCGAGCGGATCGACCGGGAACTGACCGTCGCCGGTTGTCAGGCCGGCGGCCGAGTCGCCGTCGTGCTCGCCAATCGAATGGAGTCCGTCGCGGCGCTCATCGCCATCTTCCGGGGCGGACGCACGTTGGTGACCATCAGCCCGCTGCAGCCACCAGAACGGTTGAGTGACGACCTTGCGGCCTCGGACGTCTCCTTCGTCCTTGCGCCGTCAGAGTTGTGGTCCGACGAGGTATTCAACCGTGCCGTCGCCGATCTCGGCGCGACCGGCTGGAGGCTCGACGCGGGCGAACTCGCGCAACAGGCATGGGGCACCAAGGAAGCGGTCGGCGGCGACCCTGAGGTAGCCATCGAGATGCTGACCTCGGGCACGACGGGTGCCCCGAAGCGAATCCCCTTGACCCGCAACCAGCTTGAGGCATCGCTGGCTGCGGCGTTGCGGCACAACGATCGCCCAGACGTCAGAGCCAAGCCACCGCTGACCGGGACGGTCGGCCTGGTGACGTTGCCCATCGTGCACATCGGCGGGCTGTGGTCGTTGTTGCAGTCGCTGGTTGCGGCCCGCCCGATCGCGATGCTCGACCGATTCACGGTGCCGGGCTGGTACGCCGTGGTGAAGCAGTATCGGCCCGCGGTGGCCGGACTGCCCCCGGCGGCCATGCGATCGGTACTCGACTCCGACATCCCACGGGAGGATTTGGCGAGCATCCGCGCCATCAATGCGGGTACCGCCGCCGTCGACCCGGCGTTGGTCGATGCGTTCTTCGAGCGGTACGGCATCCCGATCCTCGTCGTCTACGGCGCGACCGAGTTCTCCGGCGCGGTGGCCGGATGGACCGTCAAGGACTTCCACGCGCGGTGGGTCGACAAAAAAGGCAGTGTCGGACGGGCCTTTCCGGGCGTGCAGTTGCAGATCGTTGGCGAGGACGGCGCGGTCCTCGGCGTCAATGAAACCGGCAGGCTGCAGGTCGCCACTCCCCAGGCCGGCGGAGCCGGGCACTGGATCACAACCAGTGACCTCGCGCATCTCGATGAAGATGGCTTCCTCTACATCGACGGCCGCGCGGACGACGTGATCGTGCGCGGTGGCTTCAAGGTATCCCCCGAGGCCGTCGCCCGCGCGCTGCGCGCGCACCCGGCTGTTGCCGATGCCGCTGTCGCGCCCGTGCCGGACCAACGGCTGGGTCAGATCCCCGTTGCCGCAGTCGAATTGCGCCCAGGGATGGCGACCGACCCAGACGCGCTGCGCGAGCACTGCCGGGCCACGCTGACACCCTATGAGGTGCCTGCCCGCGTCTTCGTCGTCGACGAGTTGCCTCGCGGAGCGGCGCTCAAGGTCGATCGGCGGCGTCTGATCGAAATGCTCGAGGACCTTGGCATGCCGACGGTTCAACCGGCCGCGAGAGGCTGA
- a CDS encoding enoyl-CoA hydratase-related protein gives MAQAITEETNRAAVVERRGNVALITIDRPEARNAVNGAVSTAVGDALDEAQRDPEVWAVVITGAGDKSFCAGADLKAISRGENLYHAEHPEWGFAGYVHHFIDKPTIAAVNGTALGGGSELALASDLVIACESASFGLPEVKRGLIAGAGGVFRIVEQLPRKVALELVLTGEPMTASDALRWGLINKVVRNGTAVEAALALAERITCNAPLSVQASKRVAYGADEGIIAAEEPKWEHTTREFTALLKSEDAAKEGPLAFAEKRLPVWKAR, from the coding sequence ATGGCTCAAGCAATAACAGAGGAGACCAACCGAGCCGCCGTCGTCGAGCGGCGGGGCAACGTCGCGCTCATCACCATCGACCGGCCCGAAGCCCGCAACGCCGTCAACGGGGCGGTGAGCACGGCCGTCGGCGACGCGCTCGACGAGGCGCAGCGCGATCCCGAGGTGTGGGCCGTCGTCATCACCGGTGCCGGCGACAAGTCATTCTGTGCCGGAGCGGATCTCAAGGCCATATCCCGGGGTGAGAACCTCTACCACGCCGAGCACCCCGAATGGGGCTTCGCCGGCTACGTGCACCACTTCATCGACAAACCCACCATCGCCGCGGTGAACGGCACCGCACTCGGTGGCGGCTCCGAGCTCGCTCTGGCTAGTGATTTGGTGATCGCCTGCGAGAGTGCGAGTTTCGGGCTGCCTGAGGTGAAGCGCGGCCTGATCGCCGGGGCGGGCGGAGTGTTCCGGATCGTCGAACAGTTGCCGCGCAAGGTCGCGTTGGAGCTGGTGTTGACAGGTGAGCCGATGACAGCCTCCGACGCCTTGCGGTGGGGCCTGATCAATAAGGTTGTACGCAACGGTACCGCCGTGGAGGCAGCCTTGGCACTCGCCGAGCGGATCACGTGCAACGCGCCTTTGTCGGTACAAGCCAGCAAGCGGGTCGCCTACGGTGCCGACGAGGGGATCATCGCCGCGGAGGAACCGAAGTGGGAGCACACGACTCGCGAGTTCACGGCGCTCCTGAAATCCGAGGACGCCGCCAAGGAAGGTCCGTTGGCCTTCGCAGAGAAGCGGTTACCTGTATGGAAGGCACGTTGA
- a CDS encoding mycofactocin-coupled SDR family oxidoreductase — protein MGRVEDKVVLITGGARGQGRSHAVKLAEEGADVILFDICHDIETNEYALATSRDLEEAGLEVEKTGRKAYTAEVDVRDRAAVSRELANAIAEFGKLDVVVANAGICPLGANLPVQAFADAFDVDFVGVVNTVHAALPYLKSGASIITTGSVAGLIAAAQPPGAGGPQGPGGAGYSYAKQLVDSYTLQLAAQLASKSIRANVIHPTNVNTSMLNSAPMYRQFRPDLEAPARDDALLAFPAMQAMPIPYVEASDISNAVCFLASDESRYVTGLQFKVDAGAMLKF, from the coding sequence ATGGGTCGCGTTGAGGACAAAGTCGTTCTGATCACCGGAGGCGCCCGCGGTCAGGGCCGCAGCCACGCCGTCAAGCTGGCCGAGGAGGGTGCTGACGTCATCCTCTTCGACATCTGTCATGACATCGAGACCAACGAGTACGCGCTGGCGACATCGCGTGATCTCGAAGAAGCCGGTCTGGAGGTCGAGAAGACGGGCCGCAAGGCCTACACCGCCGAGGTCGACGTCCGGGATCGGGCGGCGGTCAGCCGCGAACTTGCCAACGCGATAGCCGAATTCGGCAAACTCGACGTTGTTGTCGCCAACGCCGGCATTTGTCCGCTGGGCGCCAATCTGCCCGTTCAGGCCTTCGCCGATGCCTTTGACGTCGACTTCGTCGGCGTCGTCAACACTGTCCACGCCGCGCTGCCCTATCTGAAGTCCGGCGCGTCGATCATCACCACCGGGTCGGTCGCAGGCCTCATCGCGGCCGCACAGCCCCCGGGGGCGGGCGGCCCCCAGGGCCCGGGCGGCGCGGGCTACAGCTACGCCAAGCAGCTGGTGGATTCCTACACCCTGCAGCTCGCCGCGCAGCTGGCGTCAAAATCCATCCGCGCCAACGTCATTCACCCCACAAACGTGAACACGTCCATGCTCAACAGCGCGCCGATGTACCGGCAGTTCCGACCGGACCTTGAGGCGCCGGCCCGTGACGACGCCCTGCTGGCGTTCCCCGCCATGCAGGCGATGCCCATCCCTTACGTCGAGGCTTCGGACATCTCGAACGCGGTCTGTTTCCTGGCCTCGGACGAGTCCCGGTATGTGACGGGCCTGCAGTTCAAGGTCGACGCCGGCGCCATGCTGAAGTTCTAG
- a CDS encoding FAS1-like dehydratase domain-containing protein has translation MTTTEKHSADAAAEEGRITDEDIERAKGQIGIPVHQRDEAWHKLPSADAITHFAFGCGDDNPLFHDPTYGPSTRWHGQIASPTFPITTGLDQTPKFTDPERKKLFRGLFRGTGKYYSGVKWTWYRPIYAGRPVLAENYTLDVQVKESEFSGGRSVKETYRYLYVDIDGNPIATRDESYINAERQGSKKSGKLKNIQRKHWTPEEFAQVEEEYEAERRRGADPQWWEDVSVGDELPGIIKGPLTVVDIISMHMGWGWGGYGVGPLKFAHQLRKRMPAFYQPDDYGVPDVVQRLHWDAGRAQALGIPAPYDYGQMRAAWVSHLLTNWIGDDGWLAEMDLQMRGFNYHGDVHRCTGTVTAKGDGADDPVSLDVFATSQRDEKTTRGNAKVLLPSKTTGAVVLPIPDADLRRRGAQVVSRVSGKVGEEMRRLYGE, from the coding sequence ATGACCACCACGGAAAAGCACAGCGCCGACGCGGCCGCCGAAGAGGGCCGCATCACCGACGAGGACATCGAACGTGCCAAGGGGCAGATCGGCATTCCCGTCCACCAGCGCGACGAAGCGTGGCACAAGCTGCCGTCGGCCGACGCCATCACGCACTTTGCGTTCGGGTGCGGTGACGACAACCCGCTGTTCCACGATCCGACGTACGGACCGTCGACGCGCTGGCACGGACAGATTGCGTCGCCGACCTTCCCGATCACGACGGGCCTGGATCAGACCCCGAAGTTCACCGATCCGGAGCGAAAAAAGTTGTTCCGCGGGCTGTTTCGCGGGACCGGCAAGTACTACTCGGGGGTGAAGTGGACGTGGTATCGCCCGATCTACGCCGGTAGGCCGGTGTTAGCGGAGAACTACACGCTGGACGTTCAGGTGAAGGAGAGCGAATTCTCCGGTGGGCGTTCGGTCAAGGAAACCTACCGGTATCTCTACGTCGACATCGACGGCAACCCGATCGCGACCCGCGACGAGTCCTACATCAACGCCGAGCGTCAGGGCTCGAAGAAGTCCGGCAAGCTCAAGAACATCCAGCGCAAACACTGGACTCCCGAAGAGTTCGCCCAGGTCGAGGAGGAGTACGAGGCAGAACGGCGGCGAGGCGCTGATCCGCAATGGTGGGAGGACGTCTCGGTCGGCGACGAGCTTCCGGGAATCATCAAGGGCCCGTTGACAGTCGTCGACATCATCTCCATGCACATGGGGTGGGGCTGGGGTGGTTACGGTGTGGGGCCGCTGAAGTTTGCCCACCAATTGCGCAAGCGGATGCCCGCCTTCTACCAGCCGGATGACTATGGTGTCCCCGACGTCGTGCAACGCCTACACTGGGACGCCGGACGCGCTCAGGCCCTGGGCATTCCGGCTCCGTACGACTACGGCCAGATGCGCGCCGCGTGGGTGAGCCACCTGCTGACCAACTGGATCGGTGACGACGGCTGGCTGGCCGAGATGGACCTGCAAATGCGCGGCTTCAACTACCACGGAGACGTGCACCGCTGCACCGGAACGGTCACCGCGAAGGGTGACGGGGCCGACGACCCAGTGTCACTGGACGTCTTTGCCACCAGCCAGCGGGACGAAAAGACTACGCGGGGCAACGCGAAGGTTTTGCTGCCGTCCAAGACGACCGGTGCCGTGGTGCTGCCAATCCCGGATGCTGATCTGCGGAGGCGCGGCGCGCAGGTCGTTTCGCGGGTTTCTGGCAAGGTCGGTGAAGAGATGCGACGACTGTATGGAGAGTGA
- a CDS encoding acyl-CoA dehydrogenase family protein, with protein MKRLVLEPEHEAFRETVRQFIDRELVPNAERWESDRLVDRSAFVAAGKYGLIGFNMPEQYGGGGVDDFRFNAVIGEEIARYGGPGPSLSLQNDVVGPYFSSLANDEQRQRWLPGIISGELIVAVAMTEPGAGSDLAGIRTSAVRDGDDWIINGAKTFISSGINCDLVVVVCRTDPEAGHKGFTLLVVEAGMEGFSRGRKLDKMGLHYQDTAELAFENVRVPSANLLGKEGRGFYHLMHNLPSERLSIAISAIAGARETWRQTLQYAKDRKAFGQSIGSFQHNRFLLAEMDTELEIGEQYIDRCLQAVVDGELTAVEASKAKWWCTETAKKVIDGCVQLHGGYGYMTEYRVARDYMDNRIMTIFGGTTEIMKDIIGRDLGL; from the coding sequence ATGAAGAGACTGGTTCTAGAGCCGGAGCACGAGGCGTTCCGCGAGACCGTCCGGCAGTTCATCGATCGTGAGCTCGTGCCCAACGCCGAGCGGTGGGAGAGCGACCGGCTGGTCGACCGCTCAGCGTTCGTCGCCGCCGGCAAATACGGCCTGATCGGGTTCAACATGCCGGAGCAATACGGCGGTGGCGGAGTCGACGATTTCCGCTTCAACGCGGTCATCGGCGAGGAGATTGCCCGCTACGGAGGGCCGGGGCCATCTCTAAGCCTGCAGAACGACGTTGTGGGCCCGTACTTCTCGTCGTTGGCCAACGACGAACAGAGACAGCGCTGGCTGCCGGGCATCATCAGCGGCGAACTGATCGTCGCCGTCGCGATGACGGAGCCCGGGGCGGGCAGCGACCTGGCCGGTATCCGCACCTCGGCCGTCCGTGATGGCGACGACTGGATCATCAACGGCGCCAAGACGTTCATCTCGTCCGGCATCAACTGCGATCTGGTGGTAGTGGTCTGCCGCACCGACCCCGAGGCCGGACACAAAGGGTTCACGTTGCTCGTCGTCGAGGCGGGTATGGAGGGGTTCAGCCGCGGCCGCAAGCTCGACAAGATGGGACTGCACTACCAGGACACCGCGGAATTGGCCTTCGAGAACGTGCGGGTGCCGTCGGCGAACCTCCTGGGCAAAGAGGGACGTGGCTTCTATCACCTGATGCACAACCTCCCGTCGGAACGATTGTCCATCGCCATCTCGGCCATCGCCGGTGCCCGCGAGACCTGGCGCCAGACGTTGCAATATGCCAAGGACCGCAAGGCTTTTGGCCAGTCAATCGGCAGCTTCCAGCACAACCGATTTCTGTTGGCCGAGATGGACACCGAACTCGAGATCGGCGAGCAGTACATCGACAGGTGCCTTCAGGCGGTCGTGGACGGAGAACTGACTGCGGTCGAGGCGTCGAAGGCCAAGTGGTGGTGCACCGAGACCGCCAAGAAGGTGATCGATGGCTGCGTGCAGTTGCACGGTGGCTATGGCTATATGACGGAATACCGGGTCGCGCGCGACTACATGGACAACCGCATCATGACGATCTTCGGTGGCACCACCGAGATCATGAAGGACATCATCGGACGCGACCTCGGGCTGTGA
- a CDS encoding enoyl-CoA hydratase: MNGVSVDHDGAVLRIRLDRPEKLNAVDTPMLNEASAHIGGADADHSVRAVLLTGAGRGFCSGGDLTGGDTAGAADAANRLVRVITSLPKPVVAGVHGGAVGFGCALALSCDLVVAAPSAYFQLAFARVGLMPDGGASALLPGLIGRARTARMAMTAERVSAATAFEWGMISHLTGADDYQSVLADVLRSVSGGPTLAFGWTKRALFAATLTGLEPVQAIEAEGQLALIDTADFREGARAFRERRAPEFRGH; encoded by the coding sequence GTGAACGGCGTCTCGGTCGACCACGACGGCGCGGTCCTGCGGATCCGGCTGGACCGGCCGGAGAAGCTGAACGCCGTCGACACCCCGATGCTCAACGAGGCGTCGGCCCACATCGGCGGCGCCGATGCGGACCACTCAGTCCGCGCAGTGCTGCTTACCGGAGCCGGGCGAGGGTTCTGTTCCGGCGGAGACCTCACCGGTGGCGACACCGCCGGCGCGGCCGATGCCGCCAACCGCCTGGTTCGGGTGATCACCTCGCTACCCAAACCGGTCGTCGCAGGCGTACATGGCGGGGCGGTCGGATTCGGCTGTGCGCTCGCGCTTTCCTGCGATCTGGTGGTGGCCGCGCCATCGGCGTACTTTCAATTGGCCTTTGCCCGTGTCGGACTGATGCCGGACGGTGGCGCGTCCGCGCTGCTGCCAGGGCTGATTGGGCGAGCGCGCACGGCGCGTATGGCGATGACGGCTGAAAGAGTCTCCGCTGCAACCGCGTTCGAGTGGGGGATGATCTCGCATCTCACCGGTGCGGACGATTATCAATCTGTGCTCGCCGACGTGCTGCGGTCGGTCTCCGGCGGTCCTACATTGGCGTTCGGCTGGACCAAGCGGGCGCTGTTCGCGGCGACCCTAACTGGACTCGAGCCGGTACAGGCAATCGAAGCCGAGGGGCAGTTGGCGTTGATCGACACCGCGGACTTCAGGGAAGGTGCGCGCGCTTTCCGTGAGCGGCGCGCCCCGGAGTTTCGCGGGCACTGA
- a CDS encoding alpha/beta fold hydrolase has protein sequence MDIEYTDAGQGPTVLFVHGVYVTGALWNDVVAELGDGFRCVAPTWPLGAHSTPTDGADLGAEAAARRIVHFMEALDLTDVTVVANDTGGGLVLASLGDPALDTSRIARLVLTNCDSYEHFPPGSFAQIVKLCRLSSTLGGGVVRLLATGPGQAFFLKAVSKHPPTPERQREIFGAFATSAAARRDAVTVTASLDPALTLRAAPAIEAFDRPVVLTWGTEDQLFPLDHARRLRDAFPHATLTEIPDCSTFVMIDAPGKLAEAIRSRVE, from the coding sequence CTGGACATCGAATACACCGACGCGGGGCAAGGACCCACTGTCCTGTTCGTGCACGGCGTCTACGTGACCGGGGCCCTGTGGAACGACGTCGTGGCCGAACTCGGTGATGGGTTTCGCTGCGTCGCGCCGACCTGGCCGCTGGGCGCGCACAGCACACCCACCGATGGAGCCGACCTGGGCGCCGAGGCGGCGGCTCGCCGCATCGTCCATTTCATGGAGGCCCTCGATCTGACCGACGTCACCGTGGTGGCCAACGACACCGGTGGCGGCCTGGTGCTGGCGTCGCTGGGTGATCCCGCTCTGGACACATCCCGGATCGCCCGGCTGGTGCTCACCAATTGCGATAGCTACGAACACTTTCCGCCCGGTTCGTTCGCTCAGATCGTGAAGCTGTGCCGCCTTAGCTCCACATTGGGTGGGGGAGTCGTGCGCCTGTTGGCCACCGGGCCGGGGCAGGCCTTCTTCCTCAAGGCCGTGTCCAAGCACCCTCCGACCCCCGAGCGGCAGCGGGAGATCTTCGGAGCCTTCGCCACCAGCGCAGCGGCCCGCCGCGATGCCGTTACGGTGACCGCCTCACTGGATCCGGCCCTGACATTGCGCGCCGCGCCGGCGATCGAGGCATTCGACCGACCCGTCGTCCTCACATGGGGCACCGAGGATCAGCTGTTCCCCCTCGACCACGCCCGTCGCCTGCGCGATGCATTCCCGCATGCCACGTTGACCGAAATCCCCGACTGCTCAACCTTCGTGATGATCGATGCGCCCGGCAAACTCGCCGAGGCGATCCGCAGCCGGGTCGAGTAG
- a CDS encoding class I adenylate-forming enzyme family protein — MSFDYAALRSGWYREGWFSSRTCIDAFEAGARECGSTAVEFVSADSVLSVTVADVHDAAVTFAAGLARLGVRPGDAVAVQLTNRVECAIAYQAVLLSGAVLVPIVHIYGQGEVGFIVTQSGASVLITATKSIATALGSVLRHVVVVDAEPGPGWLVWSDVRSERYVRPDVKSDDVCLLMYTSGTTSAPKGVQHTHNTVLAEQATMPALIAGAPDDVSLVSFPPGHIAGVGSMLRALLSGSRTVFLAKWDPRRAVEVIRDFGVTSTAGVPTHLQGIIELGCANGELATLREFLVGAAPVTEELGARAAAAGIATFRSYGSTEHPTVSGAHTGEPRSALLCTDGRPMPGSVVRILAADGSEAPADTDGEVVVRGPEQFVGYRDAQLDDEAFTDDGWFRTGDLGRLDADGRLIITDRIKDIIIRGGETISSTQVEDVLSAHPAVSECAVVAAPDARLGEIVAAVVVLKPDERLDIDALRGHFAAAGLAKQKVPERLVVVDALPRTSLGKVRRAELRAQHFSDG, encoded by the coding sequence ATGTCCTTCGACTACGCCGCGTTGCGCAGCGGTTGGTATCGGGAGGGGTGGTTCTCGTCACGGACGTGCATCGACGCGTTCGAAGCGGGTGCGCGCGAGTGCGGTTCGACCGCGGTCGAGTTCGTCTCGGCGGACTCGGTGCTCAGCGTGACGGTCGCCGATGTCCACGACGCTGCGGTGACGTTCGCGGCGGGTCTTGCGCGCCTCGGCGTCCGGCCGGGGGACGCGGTGGCGGTGCAGCTGACCAACCGAGTGGAATGTGCGATCGCCTATCAGGCCGTGCTGTTGAGTGGCGCGGTGTTGGTGCCGATCGTGCACATCTATGGGCAGGGCGAGGTCGGTTTCATCGTCACGCAGTCCGGGGCTTCGGTGCTGATCACCGCCACGAAATCCATTGCAACAGCGTTGGGCTCAGTGTTGCGCCACGTCGTAGTGGTGGACGCCGAGCCTGGACCGGGTTGGCTGGTGTGGTCGGACGTGCGATCCGAGCGGTATGTGCGGCCCGACGTTAAGTCCGACGACGTGTGCCTGCTGATGTATACGTCGGGCACCACCTCGGCGCCCAAAGGCGTCCAGCACACGCACAACACCGTGCTCGCCGAACAGGCGACGATGCCCGCGCTGATTGCCGGTGCACCCGATGACGTGTCGCTGGTGAGCTTTCCACCCGGGCACATCGCGGGAGTGGGAAGCATGTTGCGCGCCTTGCTGTCCGGGTCGCGGACGGTGTTCTTGGCGAAATGGGATCCGCGACGCGCGGTCGAGGTCATTCGCGACTTCGGGGTCACCTCGACCGCTGGTGTCCCGACTCATCTGCAGGGCATCATCGAACTCGGTTGTGCCAACGGTGAACTCGCCACATTACGGGAGTTCCTCGTCGGTGCGGCGCCCGTGACCGAGGAACTCGGTGCGCGAGCCGCCGCCGCGGGAATCGCGACGTTCCGCTCCTACGGCTCGACTGAGCATCCGACTGTCAGCGGGGCGCACACAGGCGAGCCCCGGTCAGCCTTGTTGTGTACGGATGGCAGGCCAATGCCAGGTTCGGTGGTGCGCATCCTTGCTGCTGATGGTTCCGAGGCGCCCGCGGACACCGATGGTGAGGTGGTGGTGCGCGGTCCGGAGCAATTTGTCGGCTATCGCGACGCTCAGCTCGACGACGAGGCCTTCACCGACGACGGGTGGTTCCGCACCGGGGATCTGGGCCGCCTGGACGCCGACGGCCGGCTGATCATCACGGACCGAATCAAGGACATCATCATCCGGGGCGGCGAGACGATTTCCTCGACTCAGGTCGAGGACGTGCTGTCCGCACATCCAGCGGTGTCCGAGTGTGCGGTGGTCGCGGCGCCCGACGCCCGGTTGGGCGAAATCGTGGCGGCAGTGGTTGTGCTCAAGCCCGATGAGCGACTTGACATCGACGCGCTACGAGGTCATTTCGCCGCCGCCGGCCTGGCGAAGCAGAAGGTGCCCGAACGCTTGGTCGTCGTCGATGCCCTGCCCCGTACGTCGCTGGGCAAGGTACGCAGGGCCGAACTGCGTGCCCAGCATTTCTCGGACGGTTAA
- a CDS encoding SDR family NAD(P)-dependent oxidoreductase gives MSKSTIDPRCPWNFHRRSDSRGNRAADVAAIRSTRCRRYQRGIRFSRTGPRRTDRCLPTNTLEVNLVGAFHLARLAAAPMIAAGEGSIINISSILGLVAAWPIPDAAYTSSKGALISLTRDLACQWARHGVRVNALAPGFFPSESSAPMTEDEASQRYLHTGCPMRRMGEPGELDGALLFLASRASTYMTGQVLTVDGGWTAH, from the coding sequence ATGTCGAAGTCTACTATCGACCCAAGATGTCCATGGAATTTCCACCGCAGATCGGACAGTCGAGGAAATCGTGCCGCGGACGTTGCAGCGATTCGGTCGACTCGATGTCGTCGTTATCAACGCGGGATTCGGTTCTCCCGCACCGGCCCTCGACGAACCGATCGATGCCTTCCGACGAACACACTCGAGGTCAATCTGGTAGGGGCCTTTCATCTCGCCAGGCTGGCCGCTGCGCCCATGATCGCCGCGGGTGAAGGCTCGATCATCAACATCTCGTCGATACTCGGCCTCGTCGCCGCGTGGCCGATACCGGACGCCGCCTACACGTCCTCAAAGGGCGCGTTGATTAGCCTGACACGTGACCTGGCTTGCCAATGGGCGCGCCATGGGGTGCGTGTCAACGCTCTGGCGCCGGGCTTCTTTCCCAGCGAAAGCTCAGCCCCTATGACCGAGGACGAGGCGAGCCAGCGCTATCTGCACACCGGGTGCCCGATGCGGCGAATGGGTGAACCCGGCGAGCTCGACGGAGCTCTGCTCTTTCTCGCATCGCGCGCCTCGACATACATGACCGGCCAGGTGTTGACCGTGGACGGCGGCTGGACAGCGCACTGA